The sequence GAAGAGAAAGAGATTGAGTGAAGTGTGCTGTTCAGCCTTTGCAATTACTCCCCGTTGCCATCCGGCAGGAGTATCGAATCGGTTGTCACAAGGGAATTTGACTTTTCGATACTCCTGCTCCTGGATTTCGTCACCGGTCGACAGCCGACGCACACCCCACGGGCagttttctaaaaattaaaaattcatgagtTGGATCGGTTATTTTTCCATTCGAACCTCGTAAAACGTTTAGGCACTAGTATCGGACCCAGGAAGGAAGGAATGTTTGGTGATAGCAttcctcgtcgtcgtcgtcgtcgtcgtcggtaaACCTATCGGAAACCAGAGACACCTGCGAGCCGCACGTAAATACTTAGCCGCGATTCGCTTATCAATTTGACTTGCAAACTCCTCCCTTCATCTATTGATGGACACCAACtagctcgttttttttttcttcttcaggtGCTTCCTGAACCAACCCGAGACCCGATAAGGTGCAAGACGTGTTCCATATATACAATCGCGATCATTCATTCAACGTTGATTGACTGCCCGGGCACCACACCTGCTGCACCTGTGTACTGCGCGCCGGGCTGCCCAGACTGAGTACGCTTGCACCGACCGACTGGTTGCTTGACGAGGTCACAAGCTCTCGAACGCCTAGAGAGTAGTAGTAGGCTGTGGGTACACTTCCAAGACGTATGTCGGTAAGCGTATGTACTTGGAATGGGCGACCGAGGCGAAGATAACACGGTCCAAGTAAACATTGGGGTTTATAACGAAGACGGCAGTGACGTCATCTAATTGCACTGGAAAAAGAAGTGTTGCCTCAGCTCTAAACAGCAGGTGTGCTGCTCTTAGGTAACctcttttatttgattttgttgttgttgttcgctTGAGAAATGTCAAGATACGATGCGGTCATGGGAAAAACAAACAGTGCCAATAGCGTACCCGGGGCCGGTGAATTAGTGAGTTTTATTGGACCCAGAGCTCGTAGATTGTTATCGGTTGAGGACAGTTTGGGACATGCTGGGCGGTTCGAGATTTCAGTTACTTCTAATTGATTTGTGGTTTACCGATAAGAAACGATTCATTGATTGATGCGGGGAATTATTGAAGAAATACGACACGTGATCATTCTCATCGGTACATTGTTCGAGCTATTCTGAAATAGCACATTtcaccaaaaaccaaaaatatcAGCATTTTATTTTATCACAGCCGACCATTAATCAGCCTCGGAATGGTAATCATTTGACAAGCTTGTTCAATTACCGCACCAAATTAAGTCCTCGTAGGAGTCCTCCGGCCCGTTTCCCCCTCGTGCTCTCGTTTTTCATTCGCTAATGATTTGTTGTTATACTCAGCATCCCGCAATACCACCCATATAGTGAGCAGTAGGGCACATATGACACCAAAACCACCAGTGACTGACTGGTTTTTCGCAACCCAAACGAAAATCGAAATATGTTGTCGAATTTCCCAAATGGAAACCCGTGCCGCACCGTCCTGATGGGTAAATTTTCAGTTCCTTTCCCCTTGGCAGAACTCGACTTTTCTTAACCAACTAACCAACCAACGTAAGTGCACTCTAAGCGGGGGTACCGGAGCGGCACATCTGTGCAAGTTTTTTCCGCTGCAACGTTCGTTTCCTCGTTCTCGGTCTGGTAAATGAATTTGTTGTGTACACATCAGGTTTAATTAGCGCCGGATGGCAAAAAGCGGCCGATCTGTGAAGCAATTTGACATCTGCCACGGTCGCATCGATACGGCTGTCGACATTTTTCCGACGCGTCGACGATGATTGGATTTTTATCGCTTAATGGATCCGATGGCGCTGATAACGCTGGAAACTTGTCCGGCTAATAATGTTGGAAAACTCACCAAATATTCGGGTTAGTTCCGTTAATACAGAACTGGTCCATTCGCTATTCTTCTGCTATGAgtcaaattgataatttttcctCAGGCAAAATGTCAGACAAACACCCCACCTGATCGCAGCAAGCCAAACAGATCATAGCAACCGGGCCCGAAAAAAAGGATGAAATTTGCTTTTCCCCTTCACCTGAACCGAATCACCCGTTTTTTCCCGGTGTAATCCGAGACCTTTTAGCATCGGATTACCGTTTCGTTTCGATTCGTTTGGGTCGGcaaacacacgcacacacacacacatacagcagCCAGGATTAATGCTTTTGCTTCAATTATTGTGAGCCATTACGCTGTGTAATGATGATCTTCATCGAAATGACACACTCTCGGGCACAAAAATGGCCATGCCCGCAATGAGCATACATATTTTAAAGTTTCTACTCGGAGGATTTCTCCCCTCTTCTAATATAAGCATTAGGCTTCTTTTTTATCGCAAATGTTGTTATAAAGCCCGGGAAGGGTTCAATAATTGATACATTTTCTCCTGAAACTGTCAGAGGTCAATTGAAAGTGTTGAGTGTTGTTGGTGATTTATGTTGAAATagaattgaaaaattattaccTTGGGTCCGGAGTTTTCCACAACATTTGACACTTTACAGTATTCACTCGAAACACGAAAtctttctgaaaatgaattaagAAAATCTCATCTTCTGGGTCGGAAAACacgttttgttattatttttgtttcacGAATTAGAACTGACACAGCCAAGATCTTCCCAATTGATAAATTTTGTTAAGGTAGCTTATTTCAGATCAGTttgcagtgcacagtggtttgaatcgataaaaacgtgcttaatccacctagcagtgcgatgttaccttttttttatcatttcttaTGTGttttttcgcgtgaatattcttcgcttagttttcatgaaattattttaatgaccgtcgttttaaatgaattgtaaataaaattttggaactgccaGACGAATCGAAGTTGGAAATGGCATAAAACCTTAAAATTgttcctttcaatctaaacgtgtgacaatcgattaagcattccatgagatatgtagaagtgagttccttttcaaagttattgtcattttttatggtacttccagaaacgatatagttttgagcgctactttaaagatttttggtatcgtcatcttctacgACGGTTTGAATCTTGAAACTTCAAAAGTTtgaaccctgtaatttcaaaagtgAAAGTCAGAATcggattttgtatgagaccataagaatcagcaattttgtatgagaccataagtttgtttgaatttgaatttttgtttattgaattCGTTTTTGCCTTCTTCTAGCTTCTCtgttcccgatactttcggaaaagaaattcgaaaatcggtgtaaggagtgtatcaaaaataagttatccacatattttgtgttgtacgcatgtatttgtgatggtttttatgctcagatcacagcatgctgtgcgtttggctgtcagctttcctttgtttacttgtttgtgcggttgaaattctgcgttttcaaaatgtcgcgtattgaaaaggaagtggaaattaaggttctggacgaaaagggtattactatgcgaaaattggcgaagcggtttggaattcatcatgtcagtgttaaaaccatcattaataagtttggggaacactattctttggatgagctaccaggaagaggcaaaaAGTCCGGTTCTTCCCACCcagaactggaccagaaagtggtacctttaatcatgaagaacaaatcaatatcaataAGTAATttagccaaaaaagcaggaacgagtgtcggaatgatccagcgtatcaaaaggcgaaatcacctgaagacctacaagaagcagaaaaccttgaaacaaaatgtagaacagaacaagcgagcagcaacaagggcccgaaaattgtattcgcgtcttttgcagtgtccggatgaatgctttttgatggacgatgagacttatgttaaggagaactcaaaaacccttccaggtccacaatactttacggtcgtcgattcaagtggagaaattcggtcgaaaggtactggtatggcaagtaatatgttcctgtggtttaaagtcaaccattttttacactaccggaactataaatgcagaaatctatcgatctgagtgtctccagaagagattgctgcctttatataagaagtacaaagtacacctccacttttttggccggattaagcgtcggctcactatgccaaaaccactctcaattggcttgcagaAAAGGGTACAAATttcaattcaccaaattgctctcagcttcgacccatcgaacgttactgggaaatcgagaagagggtcttcaagaagactggtaaggcagctggaaacatgcaggagttcaaacaaatttgggctcaatgcgatgcaacacttgtccggaacttgatgaagagcgttcgatcaaaagttcgaaaattcgtgaaagaatgacttaaatttcatccggttttcattaagcTCAAGTTTAacatcgtacaataaaggatcaatttttagtttgaataaaatatcgttttttatcataatttgaaagaaaaaattgtggatagcttattttcgagacACTCCTTAAAagaaggtaacgtaaaaaaagtgtaaaCGATGTAAACGAAGGTTGTGTGTGTAATTGCAATACAGAAAGCGTGAGAAAAATCTCGAGAAAAGTTGATTACGAATGACAAAAATTCATTACGATTGacgaataaggagtgtatcgaaaagtagttagcaacattgattattgaatacaaaagcgaaaaaaaaacatattttgacatcagttttcgatatattgcagaaaaattccatttttatgcatttcactgattatattgaagaaaatcctagtttctgtgaaacgctcgcactttggacttgacattcttcattaaattctgcacagttacttttgtgactttcctggtggcagctgtccagttttttttaactcctgcatgttttgggacactgtaccttcctttcgaaagtgccgcttgacaattggccaatacctttcaattggccaaagatccgggcagttcggtgggttgatgtccttttccacgaattgtacattattatttgacaaccactgtagaacggagttggcgtagtgggctgaagccaaatcgggCCAGAAgaaaggaggagccttatgctttctgtacagtggcagccttCTCTTCTtccaacattcttcctcgtacactttggcgttaattgtgaccttcgtgaagaaaatcgacgaccgcaaaccacaggtacaaattacttgccagaccaacaccttctgcccaaacttttccattgccaccgtggtgtcagcgtcgtccaggtcctggtacaccgatttcgtataatattgcggtccgggcagcactcgagagtcttccttggcgtaggtttcgtcgtcgatcaggatgcatccgtctttattctgtagaatccggttatacagttttcgcgctcttgttttggcctgaacttgctgtaccagggactttttcggcaccttctgtttcttgttcgttttcagggagttccgaactttgatccgttgaataatcccgatgctggtgttgaactgcttggccgaatcccgcgtcgacgtcaataggtttttcctgatgtactcaaccacttttaagtctcgGCTGGGCTGGCTGGGATCCGTTTtcttaccggatcggggcaaatctttcatgaaaagggtcttaccgaacttctcgatactatttttgacactggtgtggtgcacttttacccgttttgcaatttcgttgttcgtgacaccactttctgagcaccaagtgtgcagaattttctttcgcgtttccggatcaattcgactcatcattgaaatgataatccgtaccgaaaccaatcgattgcgcagctgttattgacatgtaaacaaacatgtcaccgcaaaacacgctgcaaaaaattaaaccatttcagagtaataactgtttgaatgttgccaaCTACTTATCGCTACACTCCTTATagtgtaaaaataattttcccaGAAAAGATTTTTTAAGAGGCCTGCCTGTTTttgcaaattattttttcaatgtcTGGATATAACTATCGAACTGTCTAAAACATTCTAGAAAATTTAACTCGATGTCCTCATTGTGATAAAACTTTCAATTCTTGCGCTTAAGAGTAACTTCTACAGAGTTTAGCATATGTATTCTTGGGAAGCTGAGAAGTTTGAATCTCATATAAACAAAGCTCTATTAGAGAAATTGGGTTCTTTTTTTGGTGTGGTTCACGATAGTGTACAAACAATTAGGGGGGACTCTCTAATACAATTTGTCATTCATTGTTTTAATCGATAGACATACTTTCTAGTTTCCTTTCTAGCTTataaaccgaatgagcagtacaCAGCTTATACCAAAGATTTTGAGCTGTAACAGAGAATGAATGAATTTCGCTAtaggcgagaaaatcaattataagaggATTTTGATTAGAAAATTGAATTACTAAATTGACCGTCTCAAACAATATGCACAAATACGTCTCCCTTTATATTAGTCATTttaaaatactcatggtttaaaAGCATTCAcagttagtgtctgttttactagtgTACAAATGTGTCGTAAACCCacagctttgtgcgatgatgcgttcaattcatgcggtggAATTTTtcgcgccttattttggcactgaatttcaccttaatgctcattcatactaaacattttagaaaactgaaattttgaaatgtttgtggttatctcatactaccgaaaactttatcataaatttctgaaCATACTTCCGATGGTATGGAGAAAAACTTATGTGACTACCTTTAATGCAACAAGAGATGTTCACTTGTGTACCGTTGCCGTTCTCGCACTAAATGTctccagcgatgccagatagtttTCATCCGCTCTCGATTCTCTCATATTACTCAATTCGAAAACTAACAGGGATGTAATCAGGGTGTTTGATAATAGTACAACTCTACATCCCTTCCCATCTCATTTATTAAACAGTTTTATCTATTATTTCATACATTTTGGAATAGATGAATAAATTGTATGTATTAAGGGCTGTATCGTACTCGAGGTTTCTTATTTCTAGTGGGTCGCTTGCATTTTGGTTCTCCTGTTTCTAACTGTTCAGTTCTTGGTTCGGGTTTCGATTTATCGCGTTTCAGTGTAGTTGGAGAATTTGATCGATTTACCAGCGTTTCTGGTGATTTTGATAATTCCTTGGATGGTTCTGCAACTATACTGGAGGATGAATTGTTACTTGTTGGCCATTTTCTCAGGTGAGATACTGGTCGACGATACATCACTCCTTCCTCATTGATGATAATTGTGTCCGTACCAGTCTTTTTGATTACTTTAAAACGTTCAAGTCTAAACTTTGATTCGAGCTTTCCGGTTTGATAGTTTTTTAACATGACTGAATCTCCAACAATTATTTCCGATGGTTTCGCGTTTCTGCGTGCATCAGCATCGAGTTTTCCCTTCATCTTACTAATAGCATCAGTGTCCCGTATTTCCTCATCGCGTTGGTATGTTGATTCAGTTCTGATACATGGCAGAAGATCCTTCACTGTTCCAATTGGTGGTTTTCCTGTTACAGAATGAGGTGTTGTGTTGTACATGTAAACGTAATTTTTCAGAGCTTCCCTCCGATCAGAGTTAGTAGCCTTCGCAATGCGCAACGTTCTCAGAATGCCTTGATTCTGGCGCTCAACTAATCCGTTCATTTGCGGCCAATACGGAATTGTTCGTATAAGTCTCACATTTCTACTTTTGCAATAATCAGAAAACTCTTCGCTGGAAAACGGTGGTCCGTTGTCACAACGGATCGTTTCAGGGTAAGTCTGATCGGAGAATATTCTTTCAAGTGCCGCTATAGTTTTTCTAGCAGTTGTGCAGACCATCTCTATTACTTTAAAAAACGACTGTAATAATCGACAATGACTAAGAATGTGGCACATTCTTTTGCCGAGAAAAAGTCAATTGCGATTTCTTGCCATGCTCGCTCCGGCATTAGTTTTCGCAGCATTGGCTCTGGAGGGTGTTGGTTACTGACTGCAGCGCATCCTGCACACGTCTCTGACTTACTCACAATATCTTTGTCCATACCCGGCCACCAGACCTTTTCCCGAAGGTATCTTCGTGTTGCAACGATCCCTGGATGACCGCGATGGGATATTTGTAATGCTTTTGGTCTTAGATTCGAAGGCAAAACGATTCTTTCACCACGGACAACAATACCGTCGAATACTCCTAATTCCTTCGAGAAGGCTTGATATTGGAATAAATTTGCGGGCCAATGTTGAGTTTTTAAGGACTTCACGACAGTGGATAAaatttcatccttgacagtttcaGCCTTTATTTCTTCTATAGTGATTGCTGAATAATCTTCCCCTATCGCAAACAAGAAATGTTCGGAATCTTCGTCAAATGCTGATTCAGCCGGGGGAGTCAGTCGCGAGAGAATATCAGAGATATTCAATTTCCCTGGGATATGTTTCACTTGAAAATTGTACGGCTGCAAGCGCAACGCCCATGACTCGGCTCTGGAACATGCTCGTCTTCCATCACGGTATTTGCCTCCATATATATATTCTAGAGATTTATGATCAGTAAACACGGTGAATTGTAATCCGAACAGATACAGATAGAACTTTTCGACGGCCCATACCACTGCTAAAGCCTCACGTTGTGTTTGAGGATAAACTTTTTCAGTGGACGTTAGGCCTTTTGATGCGAAGCTTATTATCCTGGCAGTGTTCGACGAATCTCGTTGGGTTAATACGGCACCTGAATTAATCAATAGCTTTAGAACGTTTACTGTTAATAAAATGTAAATTACCTAAGCCGATAGGTGACGCATCGACATATAGCTCTGTCGTGTCTTTGGGGTCGAAAAATCCGAGTTTGCGTACGTTGAGAGAAAGCTCACTCCGAAGATCGTCGAAAGCTGTGCGTTGTTCATCGCCAAAACTATAAATATCTCCGCGAACAAATTTGCGCAATGGCTCGGTTCGAGTAGATAAGTGCGGAATAAAATGCCCAACAAAATTAACAAGCCCTAAAAAGCTCCTGACCTCCTCCTTGGTGTGTGGCTCCCTGAAGTTCATAATCGCCGAAATCTTTTCATCAGAAGGACTTATTCCAGCTGCACTAATCTTGAAGCCCAGTATGTCCAGCTCCTTGACTCCAAATTTGCATTTGCTATTGTTAAGCTTCGCATTATTATTCCTGAGAACCTTCAAAACCTTTTCCAATCGTAAATTATGTTCTTCCATAGTTTTCCCAGCTACTACAATATCATCAATGTAGACTATAACTCCTTCGATATCCGCTAGCATTTCCGTCATAattctttggaaaatttcagGCGCGCAGTTGATGCCGAACATTAACCGTTTAAAGCGCATCAATCCGCGACTGGTCATAAACGTAGTAATTGCCAGGGAGTCTGGATGCAACTCAATATGATAAAACGCCGACGTAATGTCCAAACGAGAGAAGTATGAGGAACCTCTGAGTTTGTTTAGGAACGTATCAATAATAGGAAGTGGATAATATTCCCGTTGAATAGCTTGGTTAGGATATTTCATGTTTACACATAAGCGTACATCTTTCTTTCCTTTAGGGACAACTACCATCGGGGAAATCCATTCAGGAGCACCGTTAACTGGCTCAATAATATCGCTTCGGAGCATCTCAGTAATTTTATCATCGACCTTTTGTTCCATGGCTTCTGGGATCCGAAGGTAGGCCACCCTTTTTGGAGGAACGCGCTCATTAATTGACAACTTCAATTGAATATTCGGAAACTTAGGAAATGCACTTTGTTTTACATCTATGCTGTTTACATCAATACCCACTTTCAGCACTTTTAAGTCTTCTGCAGTTCTTTTGCTTAGTAAGCACCTACTGGCACCTTCAATGACGAAAAATTCCTCGTATGCTTTTGGTTTGGATGCATTCACCGAAATCCATGCCTCGAATATCAGCAGGACTCGAAGCGGGTTTTTGTTTGCGTATGAGGTGAACTGTCGGTCACATTGGAATTTCCGCTTGAAAATCGTGGCCTCGCTGTTCTTGATTTGGGTCCATATCTCTTCGGTTATTGTATTTATAGCGGCGCCAGAGTCAATAAGAAACATTACAGGAAAATTGTCGATCATACCGATAATGGTACCATCATTAACTGACTGTTTCCTCAcctaataaatataaaattacATTGATTAGTGTTTTTAACACCTCGAGGCGAAATGaaagttgaaattttatttgactggttttttttttaattttatttatttatttatttttttttttttacaaaagaaaTAAAAGTAATATTGGCTTTCATCCAATTTCGGCTAACGTTTTAAAAGTGCGAGTTTTGCAAATTATTCTACCTCAGAAATATCATCTCTGGTGGGACGATGAGGGAGCTCTTCATTCCAAACTTTTTGTGTGCGAACACAGTTGGTTTCTTCAGCTGGGCGTTTCCATGTATATCGCGCGTTTACCGTTTTTCTGTTTCTGCATTTACGAGCAAAGTGCCCGTCGCGTCCGCATCGATTGCATTTCGAAGCACGAGCTGGGCAATTTCGAGAATCCTCAAGATGCGCACGAGATCCGCAGCGGTCACATTCGGATTCCAATCGCCTATTCTGTTGTCTTCTAAAACCGAAATTTCTGGATTCACGGTCAACGAACTTTCTATTCGTAGGTTCACCATTAGTACGCCGTAGCCACTGTTGCTCGACAGCTGCCACTGGAAAATCATTGAACGCCTTGGATTTTTCTTTTTGCTTCGTCAGAATTTCCCGATTGATTGCGTAGCTGGTTAATTCGTCCAAGTTCATGATATTTTCGAGTCCCTTATCACGCACCCGTTCATCGCGCGCTCCCATGGTTATTTGTTGAAGAATTTCTTTTTCCTCGCGGTCTTTGAACGCGCACCGGCGGGCTTGTGTACGAAGCTTCAGGATGAAATTATTGAATGACTCGTCACACGTTTGCTTCAAGGATCTGAATAGTTCCAGCTCCACCCGTTCATTCCGCTTTCCGACAAAAAACTTTTCCAACCGTTTGACGGCATTATCATACTCGGGTATCTCAGCCGGACAAAGAGGTACTTTCACCGGGCGTGGATAAATTTCTTCTGGAACAACTGCAAGATTGTGAAAAATCCTTTGTAGGCCACGGCCACCTAGTGTCAACATCAACACACATTTCTCACGCTGCGATTCGATGTGTTTCAGCTCCAACAATAATTCGAATGACCGATGCCATTCTTCCCACTCTCTTCGTAAATCTTGAGCATCAGTTGAATCATTAAAGGGCCCCAATGGCCAGTGCATCTTATCTTCGGAATTCATCTGCAAGAAAATTGTATTGATAGATTTGTCTGATGCATTtggttatattttattttagtttatGAGCATTATTCAGAAACCTTTTTTGTCGAAGTACAGAAAAATACCGTTTCAAAATACCATAGAGCAAGATCTGAAACCAACCTAATCTTTACACAGCTGTCAAACTGTCACAATCACCAATACGCACTTTCTAGCGATTCAACACTTTGTTCTTGAGGAGTGTGTGTCATATGAATCCACTAGCCTCAGTTCTGATGCTCACTAATACATGTTTCTTAATTTTAGTGTACCCTTCAGCTACCTCGCTGGTCTGGTATTTTTTCGAGCCCTACAGCTCATCGGCTGGCCTGGCTGTTTTTTCCCTGTCCTTCAGCACACTTGCTGGCCTGACaatgttttgtgtgtgtgtgtgcgctctACAGCTAACTAGCTGGACTagctttatttattatttgtatGTGTTTGCCTTACAGCTCGATAGCTGACCtgacttttttttttcgtggatcGCCTCCATTTTTTTTCTTGGCGTTGCATTTTATTTCCTGTGCATTGTTTTGCATACACTGCTTTTTTTTTCGCCAGTAATttgctttctttttttttttttttgttgcgttTCTAACGCTCGTCACCCACCAATTTTAAAACATATTTCATAGcaaattgtattttttcttaCCTTAAATGGGATCGTACCGACTGCGCCAGTTGTACCGTTGCCGTTCTCGCACTTAATGTctccagcgatgccagatagtttTCATCCGCTCTCGATTCTCTCATATTACTCAATTCGAAAACTAACAGGGATGTAATCAGGGTGTTTGATAATAGTACAACTCTACAACTTGCGGTCTTACACAGGGTAAATTCGGGGTCGAATGCTAGAtataaattctgaaactcaacTTAGACGctagattctggaattgaattctaaatctgaacTCCAGAATTGAATTCTAGGTCTGGATTGTAAAGCTGATCACTGAAGCTGAATGCTGAATGACCAGGATTCTAgttcggaactgaattctaagccTGAATCCTAGCACCGAACTCTGGATCTGGAATCGAGTCTGTAATTGAATTTGAACTACAGAATTCCGGTCAGGATTCAGTTTTCGAAATTAGAACTCAGCTCTAGAGTCCAGATtcgcagtttagttaaaaaatctCCAGGAACGAGTTCCTGAACTCAGTTACACTTTTAGAATTGTGTAACTGAATTTTTGCACCAAATTCTAGACCtgcattctgaacctggattgtaGAACTAAGTTCAGGAAATACAACCGAAttttggagctgaattctggcCCTGGATTTCGGTCTGATGTTCCAGAGCTTCAAGTTTCAACACTGAcactgaattctaaatctgaatttCGGACtgaaattctagaactgaattctgatatAAACCGCaatttcaattccagaattctatttgaaaattaattttgaagtccagaatttatttccgaaatttagttGCAGAGTCCATGTAATCAAGATCGTGATGTCAGCTCTAGATTTCTGTTCCAAAAGCCAGGTTTAGAATCATGTTCTGGCATTCAATTGATAGGTTTTtgcattttgaaactgaatttccgAACTGAACTCTAGAATTGGATTCAGTACCTGAATTCTGGTCTGAGCTGAAGAAGTTCCCcttatcaaacattttagaaaacctgaatttcgagatatttatggttatctcatacaATTCTAttacaaattgctgatcatat comes from Malaya genurostris strain Urasoe2022 chromosome 3, Malgen_1.1, whole genome shotgun sequence and encodes:
- the LOC131437828 gene encoding uncharacterized protein LOC131437828; the protein is MNSEDKMHWPLGPFNDSTDAQDLRREWEEWHRSFELLLELKHIESQREKCVLMLTLGGRGLQRIFHNLAVVPEEIYPRPVKVPLCPAEIPEYDNAVKRLEKFFVGKRNERVELELFRSLKQTCDESFNNFILKLRTQARRCAFKDREEKEILQQITMGARDERVRDKGLENIMNLDELTSYAINREILTKQKEKSKAFNDFPVAAVEQQWLRRTNGEPTNRKFVDRESRNFGFRRQQNRRLESECDRCGSRAHLEDSRNCPARASKCNRCGRDGHFARKCRNRKTVNARYTWKRPAEETNCVRTQKVWNEELPHRPTRDDISEVE